The sequence below is a genomic window from Sorangiineae bacterium MSr12523.
TTGCTCGGCCTCGAAAAAGGTGCGGGCGCCTTCTACTTCGCGATGCCGTTCGGCGTAGGCATAACTCTTACCCGCCTCATCAGCCCGCTCGTAGATCGATTGGACGACATTCCAATCCGGCGCCTTTTTGAAATCGTCGGGATAGCGCGGCATTTCGCCAGCGATTCGCTGGATCTCTCCCTCGCTTTGCGAAAAGCCGCTTCCGATGGCCTGCAGCTCCCCGGGGTACACCTCGGCGTACGTAGCTTGTGTCGCCGAAGATGCGATCTCGGGCCCCGGTTTGGAGGCGCACGCAATCATCCCGAGAACCGCCCCAACACATAGCGCTCGTGTCCACATGCCTTCCTCGCTTATCACGAGTGGCCAGAGACGGGCACCAACGCCGACGCGATTCTCCCCCTCTACCCCCTCAGCCTCAACCCAGGCTCGCTTGCGAGCCGTCGCCTCCTTACGAGGCCGCTCTAGCCTTCACTTGGCGTAAAACGTCGTCGAGCGCTTCTCGCCCGTGCGCGTGATCAGGTTCGCCTCGAGTGCCTTCGCGGCGGCTTGACGGAACGGGATCTTCTCCAGTTTGAGCTGTGCGCGCAGCTCCTCGGAGCGAAGGCCCTTGGGATTGCGACGGAGAACGTCGACCAGACGATCAAGCGACGCATCGGCGCTCGCTCCGCCACGCTTGGCAGGACGACCGCGCTTTGCCACCACCGGCTCGATCTTCGTTGCAGTTTTGCGAGGCCGACCGGGCGATCGGCGGGCAGCGCCCCCCGCATCTCCATTCAGAATCTCCTCGAGCGAGGCAGAACGTGCAGCCTGAAGGAGGCCTTCGGCGAAATTCTCGGCGAGCTGACGGATAGCGGCTTGAAGATTTTTTGACATACGTTTTGAGTAATTCATTTCTACATTCCGAGTCCATTCAAACAGGCGCTTGGGCTCGCAGTTTTCTACGACGCCATCGCCCCTCGTGCCGAGCATTGTATCCGGACACGCGCAATCCATCGCGAAATCCAGGCAAATTACCGTTGCATTATGGTCCGTCAATTCCCCTGGCCAAACCCGTTACCAGGTAGGATGGACCATGGTGGTGTTGGAGTTAGATGATCATCGTCATCTTTCTTGATTGTCAGTTGTCGTCCGTGACCAGGCGCGCGCACGAATCCGTTGCACGATTTACGAGGTGACGATGTCGTTTCGGTAGAAGATTACGCGACGACAATTCGTGGCGGTCGGACTGTGCAGATTTCGCTCTATTTGGCGGCATTTGCTGCCCAATTTGCCGGGATACGTTCGAGGGCACCGTCGCCGAAGACCGTGTCGAGATCGAGGTGTTCGAGGTGAACGTAACCCGTATGGCACCGGCATACGGATTTGGGGCACGGTCGGGCGGACAAATGAGATTCGAAATCCCCGGTGTAGAGGTTGCCCAGCGGTTCGTCGACGAAGTGACAGCGTCGGACGGTCCCATCACCGTCCACGGCAATGACCGAGGAGCCGGTTCGGCATGCGCGGCCGCGACTTCGATGATTGGTCACATTGATACCGAAAAGAGGGTCGACCGCGGTGATGCGCGCGATGTCCGCTGAATCGTAATACCGGCCGAGCTCCTTGACGGCGTTGACCCAAAGGTAAACCTCGGGCGGCAATTGATTTCGCAGATTTTCGATCAGCGGGAGATGTTCTTTCACGCCGACAGCGCCAATGCTAAAGCGGACTCCCCTATCGACGAGGGTGCGGCAGCGGGCCAAAAAGGCCTCCGAGCGCACCTCCGTGGGGTGGTATGTCACCCAAAGGGCGAGGCTTGAAAGGTTACAAGCAGGCAACCAATCGAGCGAAAAGGAGAGGTTCGTTTGGATGGCCACGCGCCGGACGTGTCCCAGATGCGACAATGTGGCGAGCGCATCACGGTAAGCAGCGTGAACCAATGCTTCTCCCCATGGGGTGAAGAAAATGGAGAGCCCGTGCTCGCGTTGCGTGCACCATGCAACGAACCGCCGGAGTGCGCGGCGATCCCCTTCCAACTCGGCGGCGGATTCGTGACGTTTGGCGAATGGGCAATAGGTGCAGCCGTAGTTGCAGCTCGATAGCGGACCGCGGTACAAGATGGTCAGATGGGCGAGGCTCGTCATCGGAGTACCGTCATCTAAGTACATAGAGTGCCATTCTGGAGCGCACTTCCGCGGAGGCGAGCCAGGGCCCAATGGCGTCGGATAGGTCGATACCCGCACGGGTGAGACGGTGTCCGGCCATGAGGCGCTCGGCCAGTGCATTGGCGACGAGCTCGGCGAGCTCGGGAAAGTCCTGCTCCGCGTCGCTCCCGAATCGCGCGGTATAAGCCCGGGCATCGAGGCCATCGGCGAGAAGGGAGAGGATGACGAAGCGACGCCGTTGCTCGCGGTCGTTCAAAACGAAGCCGTAGTCGGTCGAGGAGAACGAGGCATCGGAGCGGGCGACGTAGGCTTCGAGGATCTCCTGCACCCCGCGAGCCCCGACGGCGTATTCATCGGAGTAGTGGAGTCGGGTGGTGTAGGAGCGGGCACCGCACCCAAGGCCGACCATGCCGTCGGTTTGGCAGCAATACACGGGGCCTCCGAGCGAGGGCGCACGGCGCGCGCGAAACATGCGCATGGAGATGCGCTCGTAACCTGCGCTGGCGAGGAATGCGCAGCCATGGCGATAGAGGGAAAGCCGGGTGTCGTCCGGATCCATACCGCCGCGGCGGTCCAATCCGGTGCGGGCGCGCACGTAAAGAGGATAGAGGTAGATTTCCTCGGGGTGGTATTCGAGGGCGGCCCGGAGATTGGCCTCGAAGGAAACGTGGGTTTGGCCGGGAATGCCGTACATCAAATCGATGTTCAAAATCGGGAATTGCGCCGCGCGGATGCGCTCGAGGGCGCCTCGTACGATGGTGGCACGCTGCGGGCGAAGTAGGTCTTTCGCCTCGGTGTCGAGAAACGATTGAACCCCGATGCTGATGCGGTCGACACCGCGCTCGCGCAAGACACCGAGCCGCTCGCGGGTGGCCGTCTCCGGTGATGTTTCCGCAGACGTGGGAATGCCGGCCCGAGCCCCCATGGTGTGCTCCATGACATCGAAGATGCGATGGAGCGCCGGCGGGTCGAGGTAGGTCGGGGTGCCGCCTCCGATGGCACGGCGGGCATAGTGCATGGGGCCAATGGCCTCGCGCACGCGAACGGCCTGGCGTTCCAACGTGGAGAGATAGGCGGTGATGAGCTCCGCCTGGGGCCGCGCGCGCGTGAAAAGATTGCAAAAGCCGCAGCGCATCTCGCAAAAAGGAATATGCACGTAGAGAAAGCCTGCATCGCGCGGCTCGGAGGCCCATGCGGCATCGAGGGCGATGGGCTCGGGCAAGATGCGGTAAGCCGTCTTGTGCGGGTAGGCGTACACGTAACTCTGGTACGGATTGCGGAGGAATCGTTCGGCGAGGGTCATGGCCATCACGGCAGGAGCACCTCCGCGTAGGGAACCGTCCACACCGACGGATGTGCGATGCGATGGCCACGGTAGCCGTCGTCGCCGTAGGCGGTACCATGGTCGGACATGAAGACGACGAGCGTGGGCCCGCGCCGTTCGAGAATGGCCATGAGCTCGGGGAGATGCGTATCCACGTATTCCAATGCGGCGCCGTGCGTCTCGATGGAATCGACGCGAGCGCCGGGCAGGTAATAATGATTGGGCCGATGAATGGCCGATACGTTGAGAAAGAGCAACCGGCGCCGATCGGGCGGGAGGTCACGCGTGAGGCGATCGACGAGTGCGATTTGATGCTCGAACGAGCGACGCTCGCCCACATGGAAGGCGCGCGACCAGTGGCTTTCGGCGAAAAGGCCGGGAAGGACGCTCCCGAGGGGGTTCTCCTTGCTGAAGAAGCCGACGCCCCCGATGCACACGGTATGGTATCCGCGGGCGGCGAGCCCCGAAACGATATCCGGGCCGTCGAGCACGCACGTATCGGGACCGATGGTTTCGCTGCGTGCGAATCGAAGTGCGAAGAGGCGTGTGTGCCGGCCAGGGCGCGCGGGGGTAGGGAAAAACCCGGCGAAGATGGCATGGTGCGCGGCATAGGTGAACGAGCCGGGCGAGTGCCGTTCTTCCCAGCCCCCGGGCCCGAGTCGTGCGGCGAAGTTCGGTGTGCGGCCGGCGGATAGCGCACGGCTGGCGACATCGTAGCGGAGCGTATCCAACGTCACGAAGACGATGTCGTGGGTGCCCACGATGGAGTTCATGTTGAGCATGGGGCCATCTCCGCGAGCTGCGCCTCGTAGGGATCTTCACCGTCGTGCAGGGCACCGCGAAGCAAGTCGCCAAAGGCATTCATTTCGAGCACGGCCATGCGGCGCGGATCCGGCTCCACCAAGAGATCGACGCCGATGGCGAGGCTTCGTGGAAATGCCTTTGCCGCCTTTTCCGCGATGGCGAGCGCGCGCGCCCATGCCAAGTCGCCCATTTTGGCGCGCAATCGATCCGTGTCGGCGCGGCGGCCGCCGATATGCAAATTGGTAATGGGGCCGTGGCCAGCCCGCGCGACGACATGGCGTGCCCGCCCGGCGATGACCAGGATGCGCAAATCGACGGGGCGATTGTCCAGGCCGATTTTGGGCAGCCATGCCTCGACGTGGAGGCCTTCGCGGGCGAGGGCTCCGTAGATGGCCGCGAGGGCACGCACATCGCGATAAAAGAGGAGGCGCTTCGAATTGTACAATTTGGAACCGACGCGCTCCACGGTGGTGAGGGCATGAACGCCGCGCGCATCGGCGTGAAGCGCGACGACGCCGCTGGCGCTCGAGCCATGCGCAAGCTTGAGAAAGACGCGTGGAATCGACTGCGCGCGCATCATTTCGAGAAGCGCCTCCAGCGAATCGGGCGCAGCGAATGCCGGCGGCACGGGAACCGCGTGCGACTCCAAGCGACGATGGCAATCGCGCTTGTCGAACATGCAGCCGATGTCGGATGGATTTCCCATGGTGCGGCCCACGGGAAGCACGGGGGTCACGCTTTGCAGAACGCGGCACAATCCGAGGTACCATGTGCGGACGTGCCGCAATCGCCCGCGCTCGAAGGCGAGGGGTTCGTCGTGGCCTCCGGCGCGCACCAAGGCTGCAAAGGATTCGAAGCTCGAACCAGGCGACTCGATGCGGACCAAGGTGCCCGCGTGCACAGCGAGTGCCTCGGGACCGCGCTCGCTCAGCTCACGGTAAGAAACGACGGTGGCTGCTGGCCATCCGCGGCGGTGCACGGCGGCTTGAAAGCGCTCGACGCGCTCGTCCCCTGGGCTGCCGAGAACAATGCAGTCATTCCGAGACAGCGCAGTACCGATATTCATCGTCCTCGGTGCCGTGCTTCCCATCGTGAAGATCGACCAGCACCGGCCTGAGGGCGGCGAGCTTGGCTTGCACGTCGGGCGAGATATAATGATGATGCAAATCGAGCCGCTCGAGCCGGCTAACATGGGCGCTGGCGAGGAGCGCTTTCGCGCCTTCGTCCGCCAAGGCCCCCAGCGACAAATCGACCACGCGGAGCCGCGAAAGAATGGGCGCCGTGGCCACGGCCGCCGCGACCGAATCGGCCGATTGGGCATTGCGCAGACCGAGGTAGCGCAACTTGGGAAAACGTGAACCATCGAGAATGGGCGCGAGGTCCTGCACTTTGGCGTCGCCGCCGTAACTCTCCGAGCCAAGCCACAGCTCGAGGTGATCGAGCTCCGGAAG
It includes:
- a CDS encoding STM4011 family radical SAM protein — its product is MTSLAHLTILYRGPLSSCNYGCTYCPFAKRHESAAELEGDRRALRRFVAWCTQREHGLSIFFTPWGEALVHAAYRDALATLSHLGHVRRVAIQTNLSFSLDWLPACNLSSLALWVTYHPTEVRSEAFLARCRTLVDRGVRFSIGAVGVKEHLPLIENLRNQLPPEVYLWVNAVKELGRYYDSADIARITAVDPLFGINVTNHRSRGRACRTGSSVIAVDGDGTVRRCHFVDEPLGNLYTGDFESHLSARPCPKSVCRCHTGYVHLEHLDLDTVFGDGALERIPANWAANAAK
- a CDS encoding STM4012 family radical SAM protein, which gives rise to MTLAERFLRNPYQSYVYAYPHKTAYRILPEPIALDAAWASEPRDAGFLYVHIPFCEMRCGFCNLFTRARPQAELITAYLSTLERQAVRVREAIGPMHYARRAIGGGTPTYLDPPALHRIFDVMEHTMGARAGIPTSAETSPETATRERLGVLRERGVDRISIGVQSFLDTEAKDLLRPQRATIVRGALERIRAAQFPILNIDLMYGIPGQTHVSFEANLRAALEYHPEEIYLYPLYVRARTGLDRRGGMDPDDTRLSLYRHGCAFLASAGYERISMRMFRARRAPSLGGPVYCCQTDGMVGLGCGARSYTTRLHYSDEYAVGARGVQEILEAYVARSDASFSSTDYGFVLNDREQRRRFVILSLLADGLDARAYTARFGSDAEQDFPELAELVANALAERLMAGHRLTRAGIDLSDAIGPWLASAEVRSRMALYVLR
- a CDS encoding STM4013/SEN3800 family hydrolase; its protein translation is MLNMNSIVGTHDIVFVTLDTLRYDVASRALSAGRTPNFAARLGPGGWEERHSPGSFTYAAHHAIFAGFFPTPARPGRHTRLFALRFARSETIGPDTCVLDGPDIVSGLAARGYHTVCIGGVGFFSKENPLGSVLPGLFAESHWSRAFHVGERRSFEHQIALVDRLTRDLPPDRRRLLFLNVSAIHRPNHYYLPGARVDSIETHGAALEYVDTHLPELMAILERRGPTLVVFMSDHGTAYGDDGYRGHRIAHPSVWTVPYAEVLLP
- a CDS encoding STM4014 family protein, with the protein product MNIGTALSRNDCIVLGSPGDERVERFQAAVHRRGWPAATVVSYRELSERGPEALAVHAGTLVRIESPGSSFESFAALVRAGGHDEPLAFERGRLRHVRTWYLGLCRVLQSVTPVLPVGRTMGNPSDIGCMFDKRDCHRRLESHAVPVPPAFAAPDSLEALLEMMRAQSIPRVFLKLAHGSSASGVVALHADARGVHALTTVERVGSKLYNSKRLLFYRDVRALAAIYGALAREGLHVEAWLPKIGLDNRPVDLRILVIAGRARHVVARAGHGPITNLHIGGRRADTDRLRAKMGDLAWARALAIAEKAAKAFPRSLAIGVDLLVEPDPRRMAVLEMNAFGDLLRGALHDGEDPYEAQLAEMAPCST